The following proteins come from a genomic window of Nostoc sp. TCL26-01:
- a CDS encoding LuxR C-terminal-related transcriptional regulator: MPTSLHDVLQAIASIRNEQDLQPKLMDEIGAYFGVQRWGIYLIDSQLQTNQNTQSIPAVCLESNPVGRYVVERHAPTHEQLILTPEDWQDFCPRHDHGHVMTGPIICDGRLIGTLNFARDQGNPPFNTNDLADLSAVCIHLSAKLATLKSNPQPSQPPLSNPLTPRELQIAELVAKGLTNTEIAEKLWITQNSVKQALKRMFRKLGVSARTEMVARLQDLLLHR; the protein is encoded by the coding sequence ATGCCTACTTCCCTCCATGATGTCCTTCAGGCGATCGCCAGCATCCGTAATGAGCAAGACTTACAACCAAAGCTCATGGATGAAATTGGTGCATATTTTGGTGTCCAACGTTGGGGCATCTATTTAATAGATAGCCAATTACAGACTAATCAAAATACTCAAAGCATTCCCGCCGTATGTTTAGAGAGTAACCCTGTTGGACGCTATGTAGTTGAACGCCACGCTCCCACCCACGAACAATTAATCTTAACCCCAGAAGACTGGCAAGACTTTTGCCCACGCCATGACCACGGACACGTCATGACTGGGCCAATTATTTGTGATGGTCGTTTAATCGGCACACTCAACTTTGCCCGCGATCAAGGTAATCCACCGTTCAACACCAACGACCTAGCTGATCTCAGCGCCGTGTGCATTCATCTATCAGCCAAACTTGCCACCCTCAAAAGCAACCCCCAGCCATCTCAACCTCCATTATCTAATCCCTTAACACCACGCGAACTACAAATCGCCGAACTCGTAGCCAAAGGATTAACCAACACGGAAATTGCCGAAAAACTTTGGATCACACAAAACTCCGTCAAGCAAGCCCTCAAAAGAATGTTTCGCAAACTGGGAGTTTCAGCAAGAACTGAGATGGTAGCAAGACTACAAGACTTGCTACTTCACAGATGA
- a CDS encoding oxidoreductase, whose translation MSKVYLITGTSTGFGRALAEAVLERGDKVVLTARKPEQVAELVQANQENAIAVRLDVTNAEERTAAVKTAIERFGRIDVLVNNAGQGSLGSVEGFSSEQIRKQFEVNCFGVMEMTREVLPIMRQQKSGHILNVTSIGGLVSMGGFALYCATKFAVEGFAEGLQHEVKPLGINVTIVEPGAFRTNFAGDANMQSDTEIDDYKPVIEPIKEYLYGNNWKQPGDPKKAALVIIQAVESENPPLRLMLGADAYALWEQKRAAERQEFEHWREIGINTAFADVVVTPIGG comes from the coding sequence ATGAGCAAAGTTTATTTAATCACCGGGACATCAACTGGATTTGGTCGCGCTCTAGCAGAAGCGGTTTTAGAGCGTGGTGACAAGGTGGTGCTAACAGCACGGAAACCCGAACAAGTCGCAGAATTGGTACAAGCAAATCAGGAAAACGCTATTGCTGTACGGCTAGATGTCACAAATGCCGAGGAGCGAACTGCGGCTGTCAAAACCGCTATTGAACGCTTCGGACGCATTGATGTTCTAGTCAACAATGCTGGACAAGGTTCTCTAGGTTCTGTGGAAGGATTTTCATCTGAGCAAATCAGAAAACAGTTTGAAGTTAACTGCTTCGGCGTTATGGAAATGACGCGAGAAGTTTTGCCCATCATGCGCCAACAAAAATCAGGTCACATTTTGAATGTAACCTCAATTGGTGGCTTGGTTTCTATGGGTGGATTCGCACTTTATTGTGCTACGAAATTTGCCGTTGAGGGTTTTGCTGAGGGTTTGCAACATGAAGTCAAACCACTGGGCATTAATGTAACGATTGTCGAGCCAGGCGCTTTTCGCACAAACTTTGCCGGAGATGCCAATATGCAATCAGACACGGAAATTGATGATTACAAACCAGTGATTGAACCGATTAAAGAATATCTCTACGGCAATAACTGGAAACAGCCAGGTGACCCGAAAAAAGCTGCACTGGTAATCATTCAAGCAGTTGAATCGGAAAACCCGCCTCTGCGTTTGATGCTCGGTGCAGATGCTTATGCCCTATGGGAGCAAAAGCGGGCGGCAGAACGCCAGGAATTTGAACACTGGCGAGAAATTGGGATTAATACTGCCTTTGCAGATGTGGTAGTGACACCAATTGGCGGGTAA
- a CDS encoding DUF3386 domain-containing protein, with protein MTVTQLSAQELFRAAYDNRYTWDKNFPGYSADITFKQDDQVITGKVIVNAELKAEVLGVEDESAKKAIHGQAWEIAIHRVRRTFEETHGANTFRYGATDENGAVEILMGGKAEGDRYKVHNNIVTLVHRHIHGVVVTINTFGVHETGEGYLSHTYDSVYHDPKTGEQKGGVSNFVDEYEKVGNYFILNRREIRTELAGQTSIQEFVFSHIELLKPVAA; from the coding sequence ATGACAGTTACACAACTCTCTGCTCAGGAACTTTTCCGGGCTGCTTATGACAACCGTTATACCTGGGACAAGAATTTTCCTGGGTACTCAGCAGATATTACTTTTAAGCAGGACGATCAGGTTATTACTGGTAAAGTTATCGTCAATGCTGAACTAAAGGCGGAAGTTTTGGGTGTAGAGGATGAATCAGCGAAGAAGGCAATTCATGGACAAGCATGGGAAATAGCTATTCATCGAGTGCGTCGCACCTTTGAAGAAACCCACGGTGCAAACACTTTTCGTTATGGAGCAACTGACGAGAATGGGGCTGTGGAAATTTTGATGGGTGGGAAGGCTGAAGGCGATCGCTATAAAGTCCACAATAATATAGTTACTCTCGTCCACCGTCATATTCATGGCGTTGTCGTGACCATTAATACTTTTGGTGTTCACGAAACTGGAGAAGGTTATCTGTCTCATACTTATGACTCTGTTTATCATGACCCGAAAACAGGGGAACAGAAGGGTGGAGTCAGTAACTTTGTAGATGAGTATGAAAAGGTTGGCAACTATTTCATTCTCAATCGTCGGGAGATTCGTACGGAGCTAGCAGGACAAACTTCTATTCAGGAATTTGTTTTTTCTCATATCGAGTTATTGAAACCTGTTGCTGCTTAA
- a CDS encoding translocation/assembly module TamB produces the protein MINSPNRNHRPQNSRRHLWFLILSRGGMALGGLLLVGVIVGIWRLQTFVEKELTPLAEKSLTTTLNRPVKLGKVTNFSLTGVQFAASSIPATATDPDQAAVDSVEVGFNPFLLIFNRQLKLDVTLVNPDIYIEQDNQGRWITTTIAPPGKAGAIKTDLDKIHFRSGKLALLPQMRNEVVEGDNQRPASKPTLPPISFSQLNGSAQLLENNKLIKLSVGGKADSGGDIAIQGDVRPQTQAGNVTLAANLQLKAKELLGADVTRIVKLPLILQAGRVNGDLRVQLAPEQKPLLYGNADLDKVTIQIPRAPQTFRNTQGNVYFQGTEVKLENVVTSYGLIPLVAQGIIDTQTGYKLTARINGVSVANAQKTLKLKLPVPVVGQIKGNLQVVGATTKPILAGTITTVKTTRVDKIDFQSVSSQFTYSLSDALVTLIDTQGKTTLGGEIQGGGTILLGKNPQLNLNFAANNVPGDAIAQLYNTNNTFPIGNVAATAQVTGAPTNVRTLVRFQAPGAIYPTTGDVIISANRNLTFRNIVARVAGGTVQAYGSFANRSWQAVAVANGVNVEPFVNKNQLQNVSLKEAEFNGRLIVTGTAAPFKIATIRSEGAGVNIGGGTVAVSNIQLQDQTFAARLVASNVRLARILNNAPPALANPLAGTFQIAGNKENFSIKTLQGTGDARLSVGGGTVSVSNIQLANGVYKAQVQANNVPVQRLASVPPRFQGNLTGQFNVAGSAESFRPQTIQASGQARLNVGNGVITAANIQLANGRYQAQVQANNVPVQRLASVPPQLQGALTGQLNVAGAVENSFSLQTVQANGQGRLNVGNGVITAANIQVANGRYQAQVQANNVPVQRLASVPPQLQGALTGQLNVAGSLNSFSPQTIQANGQGRLNLPGGGAITAANLRVANGRYQTVVTAAGVELNRFNQRLRGQFAGQLQVAGNLGSARLADVQGTGQVQLSQGIPGIERPLNAAIAWNGERLTIQQATAPGLSINGDILANANRPGIPEITALNLNIQAQDFNLQQLPVNLPNQVAVAGRVDFNGKVTGRLPLPNVNGQISLKDLVVQDIAFEPLLTGNIQSATGQGLNLNLAGNRDRIALNLDGNNRPRSFLVQWQEALASGQVRGDDWAVNVANFPLKIFNLSPPPSLRLGSGPVAGLLSGNVQFNQRTLATNGNLAIATPAIGRIKGDNLTAQFRYNNGTATLTSSEFVKGQSRYALAGTFGLTPQGPKIQGKLNVSQGNIQDVLALAQIFDLQDFQRDTSAPNGSAADLNTYAQGLPNQSLLDQIKRFYEIDTLVAEQQQQRNSSPVPNLADLQGTFNGEVALDTATAKGLSVQFNLNGQNFVWGKESEPNRFYRADKIIAEGSFEDGVLQLRPVRIESQNSLLAFTGNVGGDDQSGQLRVNNFPIQVLNNFVNLPIGVTGNLSGTAALAGSIANPQAKGELQITDGTLNQKPIQSAIASFSYGNGRLNFGSTVAVTGPQPVSIAGSIPYKLPFASTAPDSEQISLDVKVQNEGLALLNLFTNQVAFESGTGEVDLTVRGTRQQPRVNGIATVQNATFSAQALPEKINSVTGRIQFDFDRILVESLQGKFSRGQVQASGEIPIFNNDNISINNPLAVNLDQLALNFKGLYQGGVSGNIQITGSALNPNIGGKINLYDGQVLLAESPNTEQNLNNNAGLSLTKASKQNKQDAGNNNAKFNNLELELGKNVQVTRPPILSFLATGNLTVSGTFADPIPVGTIRLRKGGVNLFTTQFNLARGYEHTATFRANQPRDPDLDIQLFAKVVEIVQSSDLSRINSTGLGALETVRVEANVKGPASRLNESLELRSSPARSETEIVALLGGGFVDTQGRGDSTLGLINIAGSAVFNNFQSAFNQIGNAFGLSEFRIFPTVISDNPEAGSSRGSSSIELAAEAGVDISTKLSVSSIKILTANDPFQWGINYRINDKFRVRASTNLDDDSRAVIEYQTRF, from the coding sequence ATGATTAATTCCCCCAATCGAAATCATCGCCCCCAAAACTCCCGCAGGCATCTGTGGTTTCTGATTTTGAGTCGTGGTGGTATGGCTTTAGGCGGTCTTTTGCTTGTGGGTGTGATTGTCGGTATTTGGCGGTTACAGACGTTTGTAGAGAAAGAGTTAACACCCCTAGCCGAGAAAAGTCTGACCACAACACTCAACCGTCCGGTAAAACTGGGAAAGGTGACAAATTTTTCGTTGACGGGAGTGCAGTTTGCTGCATCATCTATTCCGGCAACAGCAACAGACCCAGATCAGGCAGCAGTTGATAGTGTAGAAGTAGGGTTTAACCCATTTCTATTAATTTTTAATCGCCAATTAAAGCTGGATGTAACGTTAGTAAATCCTGACATCTACATCGAACAGGATAACCAAGGTCGTTGGATTACGACGACAATAGCACCACCCGGTAAAGCTGGCGCGATTAAAACGGATTTGGACAAGATTCACTTCCGTAGTGGCAAGTTGGCATTGCTACCCCAGATGAGAAATGAGGTAGTAGAGGGAGATAATCAACGCCCTGCTAGTAAACCTACCCTACCACCGATATCATTTTCGCAACTCAACGGCTCTGCACAACTTTTAGAAAACAATAAACTGATTAAGTTGTCAGTGGGTGGTAAAGCCGATAGTGGTGGCGATATTGCGATTCAGGGAGATGTGCGTCCGCAAACTCAGGCTGGTAACGTCACCCTGGCTGCTAATTTGCAATTAAAGGCCAAGGAATTACTGGGGGCTGATGTGACTCGGATAGTCAAGTTACCGCTAATTTTACAGGCAGGTAGAGTTAATGGTGATTTGCGAGTCCAGTTAGCACCAGAGCAGAAGCCGCTTTTGTATGGTAATGCTGATTTAGACAAGGTAACGATTCAGATTCCGCGCGCACCACAAACCTTTAGAAATACCCAAGGTAATGTTTACTTCCAGGGGACGGAAGTGAAGTTAGAAAATGTTGTGACTAGTTACGGTTTAATTCCCCTAGTCGCTCAAGGAATTATTGACACCCAAACAGGCTATAAGTTGACAGCGCGGATTAATGGCGTAAGTGTTGCCAATGCTCAAAAAACACTGAAGTTAAAATTACCTGTGCCTGTAGTGGGGCAAATCAAAGGTAACTTACAAGTAGTTGGGGCCACTACTAAGCCAATTCTGGCAGGGACAATTACGACAGTTAAAACTACCAGGGTTGACAAAATTGACTTTCAAAGTGTTAGTAGCCAGTTTACCTATTCTCTGAGCGATGCTTTAGTTACTCTCATCGATACTCAAGGTAAAACTACATTAGGTGGAGAGATTCAAGGCGGTGGAACGATTTTACTGGGGAAAAATCCCCAACTGAATTTAAACTTTGCTGCTAACAATGTTCCTGGGGATGCGATCGCTCAACTCTACAATACAAATAATACTTTCCCTATTGGTAATGTTGCTGCTACTGCTCAAGTGACTGGCGCACCAACAAATGTACGCACTTTGGTGAGATTTCAGGCTCCAGGAGCAATCTATCCCACAACTGGTGACGTTATCATCAGTGCTAATCGTAACCTGACGTTCCGTAATATAGTTGCCAGAGTTGCTGGTGGTACTGTACAGGCATACGGTAGTTTTGCTAATCGAAGTTGGCAAGCTGTGGCTGTGGCAAATGGGGTAAATGTTGAGCCATTTGTCAACAAAAATCAATTGCAAAATGTCTCTCTCAAAGAAGCAGAATTTAACGGTCGGTTAATTGTCACTGGTACTGCTGCACCTTTTAAAATTGCCACCATTCGCTCAGAAGGTGCAGGGGTAAATATTGGTGGTGGTACAGTTGCTGTCTCAAATATTCAACTCCAAGACCAAACCTTTGCTGCCCGATTGGTAGCAAGTAATGTCCGATTGGCACGTATTCTCAACAATGCACCTCCAGCTTTAGCTAATCCTTTGGCGGGAACATTCCAAATAGCAGGTAACAAAGAAAACTTTAGTATCAAGACTCTCCAGGGAACTGGTGATGCCCGTCTGAGTGTGGGTGGGGGTACGGTGAGTGTCTCGAATATTCAATTGGCTAATGGTGTTTACAAAGCCCAAGTACAAGCGAATAATGTACCTGTACAACGCCTAGCGTCTGTCCCACCCCGATTCCAAGGTAACTTGACTGGTCAGTTTAACGTTGCTGGTTCGGCTGAATCTTTCCGTCCTCAAACTATCCAAGCGAGTGGTCAAGCACGGTTGAATGTGGGTAATGGTGTAATTACTGCTGCGAATATTCAATTAGCTAATGGTCGCTATCAGGCACAAGTGCAAGCGAATAATGTACCCGTGCAACGCCTAGCGTCTGTCCCACCCCAATTACAAGGAGCTTTGACTGGTCAATTAAATGTTGCTGGCGCAGTAGAAAATTCTTTTAGTCTGCAAACTGTCCAAGCCAACGGTCAAGGACGGTTAAATGTGGGTAATGGTGTAATTACTGCTGCCAATATTCAAGTGGCTAACGGTCGCTATCAAGCGCAAGTGCAAGCAAATAATGTGCCTGTGCAACGCCTAGCATCTGTCCCACCCCAATTACAAGGGGCTTTGACTGGTCAATTAAACGTTGCTGGTTCTCTGAATTCCTTTAGTCCCCAAACCATCCAAGCCAATGGCCAAGGGCGGTTAAATTTGCCGGGAGGGGGTGCAATTACCGCCGCCAATCTGCGAGTAGCAAATGGTCGCTATCAGACGGTGGTGACGGCTGCGGGTGTGGAGTTAAACCGATTTAATCAGCGATTGCGGGGGCAATTTGCTGGACAGTTACAAGTAGCAGGTAACTTGGGTTCAGCTAGATTAGCAGATGTACAGGGGACAGGTCAGGTACAATTATCACAGGGGATTCCTGGTATAGAGCGTCCCTTAAATGCAGCGATCGCCTGGAATGGTGAAAGGTTGACGATTCAGCAAGCCACAGCCCCTGGTTTAAGTATCAATGGTGACATCTTAGCCAATGCCAACAGACCTGGTATCCCAGAAATTACAGCTTTAAATCTCAACATCCAAGCCCAAGATTTCAACCTGCAACAGTTACCAGTGAATCTGCCCAATCAGGTGGCTGTAGCAGGTAGGGTAGATTTTAATGGCAAGGTGACTGGTAGATTACCCTTACCCAATGTCAATGGGCAAATTAGCTTAAAAGATTTGGTTGTCCAAGACATTGCATTTGAGCCATTATTAACAGGTAATATTCAATCAGCTACAGGACAGGGATTAAATCTCAATCTGGCAGGTAATAGAGATAGAATTGCCTTGAACTTAGATGGGAATAATCGCCCTCGCTCCTTCCTGGTACAGTGGCAAGAAGCCTTAGCATCAGGACAAGTGAGAGGAGATGATTGGGCTGTGAACGTTGCCAACTTCCCTTTAAAAATTTTCAACTTATCCCCACCACCCAGCTTGCGTTTGGGTAGTGGCCCGGTAGCTGGGTTACTCAGTGGCAATGTCCAGTTTAACCAGCGTACCTTGGCGACAAATGGAAATTTAGCGATCGCTACGCCTGCGATCGGCCGAATTAAAGGCGATAATCTGACAGCCCAGTTTCGTTACAACAACGGTACAGCCACCCTCACCAGTAGCGAATTTGTCAAAGGTCAAAGTCGTTACGCCCTAGCTGGGACTTTTGGCTTAACGCCCCAAGGGCCAAAAATTCAAGGGAAACTCAACGTCAGCCAAGGTAATATCCAGGACGTACTAGCCTTAGCGCAAATTTTCGACTTACAAGATTTTCAACGCGATACCTCAGCACCAAATGGCAGTGCGGCCGATCTCAATACCTATGCCCAAGGATTACCAAATCAGTCTTTACTCGACCAAATCAAACGCTTTTACGAAATTGATACCCTTGTAGCTGAACAACAACAACAGCGTAATTCTTCTCCTGTCCCTAACCTAGCCGATTTACAAGGTACTTTTAACGGCGAAGTGGCTTTAGACACTGCCACTGCCAAGGGTTTATCAGTACAGTTCAATTTAAATGGGCAAAACTTTGTCTGGGGTAAAGAATCAGAACCTAATCGTTTCTATCGAGCCGATAAAATTATTGCTGAAGGCAGTTTTGAGGATGGGGTTTTACAATTGCGACCTGTGCGGATTGAGTCGCAAAATAGTCTTCTAGCTTTTACTGGTAATGTTGGAGGTGATGATCAATCTGGTCAGTTAAGAGTCAATAATTTTCCCATCCAAGTACTGAATAATTTTGTCAACCTTCCCATCGGAGTTACAGGAAACCTCAGTGGTACAGCAGCTTTGGCAGGTAGTATTGCCAATCCCCAAGCCAAAGGAGAATTGCAAATCACTGATGGTACACTCAACCAAAAGCCCATTCAATCAGCCATAGCCAGTTTCAGTTATGGTAATGGTCGCTTAAACTTCGGTAGTACTGTCGCCGTTACTGGGCCGCAACCTGTAAGTATTGCTGGGAGTATTCCTTACAAGTTGCCTTTTGCTTCGACAGCTCCCGACAGTGAGCAAATTAGTCTGGATGTGAAGGTGCAGAATGAAGGATTAGCATTACTGAACTTATTCACTAACCAAGTTGCCTTTGAAAGTGGTACAGGTGAAGTAGACCTAACCGTCCGGGGAACCAGACAACAACCCAGAGTCAATGGCATTGCTACCGTCCAAAATGCTACTTTTTCTGCCCAAGCTTTACCAGAAAAAATTAACAGTGTCACAGGTAGAATCCAGTTCGATTTTGACCGGATCTTAGTAGAAAGTTTGCAAGGAAAATTTAGTCGCGGACAAGTGCAAGCATCAGGAGAAATTCCCATCTTCAACAACGATAACATCAGCATTAACAATCCTCTAGCTGTGAACCTCGATCAACTAGCATTGAATTTCAAGGGATTGTATCAAGGTGGCGTGAGTGGAAATATTCAAATTACTGGTTCTGCCCTAAATCCCAATATTGGGGGGAAAATCAATTTGTATGATGGTCAGGTATTACTAGCAGAATCTCCCAACACTGAGCAAAATCTTAATAATAATGCAGGGCTATCACTCACAAAAGCTAGCAAACAAAATAAACAAGATGCTGGTAATAATAATGCTAAATTTAATAATCTAGAACTGGAACTAGGTAAAAACGTACAAGTTACTCGTCCACCTATTCTCAGTTTTCTGGCTACTGGTAATCTCACAGTCAGTGGAACTTTTGCCGACCCCATACCTGTGGGAACTATCCGTTTAAGAAAGGGTGGTGTGAATTTATTTACAACTCAGTTTAACCTAGCTCGTGGTTATGAACATACTGCTACCTTTAGAGCTAATCAACCCCGTGATCCTGATTTAGATATTCAACTATTTGCTAAAGTTGTAGAGATAGTACAAAGTAGTGATTTAAGTCGGATCAATTCTACAGGATTAGGTGCATTAGAAACTGTGCGTGTGGAAGCTAATGTCAAAGGCCCTGCTAGTAGACTTAATGAAAGTTTGGAATTACGTAGCAGTCCAGCACGTAGCGAGACAGAAATAGTTGCTTTACTTGGTGGTGGCTTTGTCGATACCCAAGGACGTGGTGATAGTACATTAGGTTTAATTAACATCGCCGGTTCAGCTGTATTTAATAACTTTCAATCTGCATTTAACCAAATTGGTAATGCTTTTGGTTTGAGTGAATTTAGAATATTTCCCACAGTGATTTCTGATAATCCTGAAGCTGGTAGTAGTAGAGGTAGTTCTAGTATAGAATTAGCGGCTGAAGCTGGTGTTGATATTTCGACTAAACTATCTGTTTCTAGTATCAAAATTCTCACAGCTAATGACCCCTTCCAATGGGGGATTAATTATCGGATCAATGATAAATTCCGTGTCCGCGCTTCCACCAATTTAGACGATGACAGTCGGGCAGTTATTGAATATCAAACCCGATTTTAA
- a CDS encoding thioredoxin family protein, with protein MTTNSPIKPETSFGTRLRNLLIVLVAIALSVALFLGLRSETASVSLDELNQTSTPLDVAVSNGKPSIVEFYANWCTVCQKMAPDIAELEKEYSQNVNFVMLNVDNTKWLPEMLKYRVDGIPHFVFLNQKGEALAQAIGDQPHTVMASNLQALMTGSALPYAQASGQVSKFSAPVTSTSIQDDPRSHGSQVVN; from the coding sequence ATGACGACAAATTCACCTATCAAGCCAGAAACTAGTTTTGGGACGCGGTTGCGGAACTTGTTAATCGTGCTAGTGGCGATCGCTCTTAGCGTTGCTTTATTCTTAGGGCTACGGAGTGAGACAGCATCTGTTTCTTTAGATGAGTTAAATCAAACTTCTACACCTCTAGACGTGGCTGTGAGTAATGGTAAGCCGTCAATTGTTGAGTTTTATGCCAACTGGTGTACTGTTTGCCAAAAAATGGCTCCAGATATTGCGGAACTAGAAAAAGAGTATTCACAAAATGTGAATTTTGTCATGCTAAACGTGGATAATACTAAATGGTTGCCGGAAATGCTGAAATATCGGGTAGATGGTATTCCTCATTTTGTATTTTTAAATCAAAAAGGAGAAGCATTAGCTCAGGCGATCGGTGATCAACCTCATACAGTTATGGCTAGTAATTTACAGGCTTTGATGACTGGTTCCGCATTACCTTATGCTCAAGCTAGTGGGCAAGTTTCTAAATTTTCTGCTCCAGTTACATCTACTAGCATTCAAGATGATCCTCGTAGTCATGGTAGTCAAGTTGTGAATTAG